Proteins from one Nicotiana tabacum cultivar K326 chromosome 23, ASM71507v2, whole genome shotgun sequence genomic window:
- the LOC107802899 gene encoding jasmonate-induced oxygenase 1: MEALRVQSLAEKGEMSVPSHYVQPPESRPQRENPNPKPISNVKAIPLIDLSNPRTNLLEELRKACKEWGAFHVINHRVPVGLLDDMRRVGRTFFEERTMEEKLRYSCDSGSAASEGYGSRMLVASNDTVLDWRDYFDHHTLPLSRRDPSRWPDSPADYRKVVTAYSDHMKALAQELLGLVSESLGLTCQSMENVVGDFYQNITMSYYPPCPQPELTLGLQSHSDMGAITLLIQDDVGGLEVFNNGEWVTVNPMSDAICVILADQTEIVSNGEYRSAQHRAVTNARRARLSVATFHDPAKTRQISPAFNPPKYHPVIYGDYVSSWYTKGPEGKRNLDALLY, from the exons ATGGAGGCTCTGAGAGTACAATCATTGGCAGAAAAAGGTGAAATGTCCGTACCATCTCATTACGTACAACCACCGGAAAGCAGACCGCAAAGAGAAAACCCTAACCCTAAACCTATTTCTAACGTAAAGGCAATACCATTAATAGATCTCAGTAATCCACGAACGAACCTTCTCGAAGAACTTAGAAAAGCGTGCAAAGAATGGGGAGCATTTCACGTGATAAACCATAGGGTTCCGGTTGGTTTGTTAGATGATATGAGGCGTGTAGGTCGGACTTTCTTTGAAGAGCGTACGATGGAAGAGAAGCTTAGGTATTCATGCGATTCTGGTTCTGCTGCTTCTGAAGGATATGGCAGTCGCATGCTCGTAGCGTCCAATGACACCGTTTTGGACTGGAGAGATTATTTCGATCACCACACTTTGCCCTTATCTCGTCGCGATCCTTCTCGATGGCCTGACTCTCCTGCCGATTACAG AAAAGTTGTGACAGCATATAGCGATCACATGAAAGCCCTTGCGCAGGAACTTCTGGGTTTAGTCTCTGAGAGTCTAGGCTTGACATGTCAGTCCATGGAAAATGTTGTTGGCGATTTCTACCAAAACATCACTATGAGTTACTATCCACCTTGCCCTCAACCGGAGCTTACTCTTGGTCTGCAATCACATTCTGACATGGGTGCCATTACTCTTCTCATCCAAGATGATGTAGGGGGTCTTGAGGTTTTCAACAATGGAGAATGGGTTACCGTAAATCCAATGTCAGATGCTATTTGTGTCATCTTAGCGGACCAAACTGAG ATCGTATCTAACGGTGAGTATAGAAGTGCTCAACATCGGGCAGTGACGAATGCTAGAAGAGCCCGGCTTTCAGTTGCCACTTTTCATGACCCTGCAAAGACTAGGCAAATTTCTCCAGCATTCAATCCGCCTAAATATCACCCAGTGATTTATGGCGACTATGTTTCATCATGGTACACAAAAGGGCCTGAAGGGAAGCGGAACCTTGATGCACTTCTATATTAA